One region of Eupeodes corollae chromosome 1, idEupCoro1.1, whole genome shotgun sequence genomic DNA includes:
- the LOC129939167 gene encoding uncharacterized protein LOC129939167 codes for MIDKLLLNNQIITNKKKIQQARIQTINKLVQKIRKLKLLNEKKPQNAKITNNLERIPKIMMCLKKLKTVDIIRKILTLSKKPTAILTNGHASTDDVAIALLACNKILVGIVEALRVLLSLNDANPGWQNEILEPSRRKKKVTELKDRKKSKKKKTDKTQPKPLVKKLPWKEETLDSTQSNQEQHSLETPVTKGWKEEPIADTIVAPLSPENLLSNKKKNNHKKTTLSEEELNEPDESTIDKPVTIVDSFFFTQSGSNYMSTVVVDRVQPEPIQDGLVRRERRDNNIRPNRKNNIFRRQTESNRSGFEKRSHPTKIGRIEKTHNFGAKSKSIVADEKLHPSWAAKQKLKPSITEFKGQKITFDNDGNDTTVKPLKQLKKPEVKNISTGPPQDNLHPSWAAKQRQKPAITEFKGTKITFDD; via the exons atgatcgacaaacttttattaaacaacCAG atcataaccaacaaaaagaaaatacaacaaGCGCGCATTCAAACCATCAACAAATTAGTGCAGAAAATTCGTaaactaaaacttttaaacgaaaaaaagcCCCAAAATGCAAAGATTACAAACAACCTTGAAAGAATCCCCAAGATAATGATGTGTTTGAAAAAACTGAAGACAGTTGATATCATACGGAAGATTCTCACCCTTAGCAAGAAGCCCACAGCAATCCTAACAAATGGACATGCATCAACCGATGATGTTGCCATAGCACTTCTAGCATGTAATAAGATTTTAGTTGGCATTGTTGAGGCCTTGAGAGTGCTTCTCAGTTTAAATGATGCCAATCCAGGCTGGCAGAATGAGATCTTAGAGCCTAGTAGACGTAAGAAAAAAGTAACTGAATTAAAGGACAGgaaaaagagcaaaaagaaaaagaccgACAAGACGCAGCCAAAACCTTTAGTTAAAAAACTTCCATGGAAGGAAGAAACATTGGACAGTACTCAATCAAACCAAGAACAACATAGTCTTGAGACTCCAGTGACGAAGGGATGGAAAGAAGAACCGATTGCGGATACGATTGTGGCGCCATTATCACCGGAGAATCTATTAAgtaataaaaagaagaacaatCATAAGAAGACAACATTGTCAGAAGAAGAACTTAATGAACCAGATGAATCTACTATCGATAAGCCTGTGACGATAGTAGACTCATTCTTTTTCACTCAGTCTGGGTCTAACTACATGTCAACTGTGGTTGTAGATCGGGTTCAGCCAGAACCAATCCAAGATGGCCTTGTTCGTCGGGAACGAAGGGACAATAACATAAGACCaaacagaaaaaacaacatATTCCGAAGACAAACGGAATCCAATCGAAGTGGTTTCGAAAAACGAAGCCACCCCACAAAGATTGGGAGAATAGAGAAGACACACAACTTTGGGGCAAAATCAAAATCTATTGTGGCTGATGAAAAACTCCACCCATCATGGGCTGCCAAACAGAAACTCAAGCCATCTATAACCGAATTCAAAGGACAAAAAATCACATTTGATAACGATGGAAATGATACAACAGTAAAACCATTGAAGCAGTTAAAAAAACCTGAAGTGAAAAACATATCGACCGGACCACCTCAAGACAACCTACATCCATCGTGGGCGGCAAAACAGCGACAAAAACCAGCAATTACCGAGTTCAAGGGAACTAAAATAACATTTGATGATTAA